One window of the Caldibacillus debilis DSM 16016 genome contains the following:
- a CDS encoding isoprenyl transferase has translation MVKPFFFRNHPAVPSLEERIEKIKKENVPAHVAIIMDGNGRWAKKRSLPRVAGHHEGMKVVRKITIIADKLNIKVLTLYAFSTENWKRPKKEVEYLMKLPEEFLGTYLPELVEKNVRVQMIGDFDSLPPHTQRAVRKAMEDTKDNDGMILNFALNYGGRSEILSAVKGIVRDVNLGKLSLDQLDEERFSSYLMTRQLGDPDLLIRTSGELRLSNFMLWQMAYTEFWFTDAYWPDFDEHCFLDALEEYQKRSRRFGGI, from the coding sequence ATGGTAAAACCGTTTTTTTTCCGCAATCATCCTGCGGTCCCTTCCCTTGAGGAACGGATCGAAAAGATAAAAAAAGAGAACGTCCCGGCCCATGTGGCCATCATTATGGACGGGAACGGCCGATGGGCGAAAAAACGTTCCCTTCCGCGGGTGGCCGGGCACCACGAGGGGATGAAGGTCGTCCGGAAAATCACGATCATCGCCGACAAATTGAACATCAAAGTGTTGACATTATATGCCTTTTCCACGGAAAATTGGAAGAGGCCGAAAAAAGAAGTGGAATATTTGATGAAGCTCCCGGAAGAATTTCTCGGGACCTATTTGCCCGAACTGGTGGAGAAAAACGTGCGGGTTCAGATGATCGGGGACTTTGACAGCCTTCCGCCCCATACCCAACGCGCCGTGAGAAAGGCGATGGAGGACACGAAAGACAACGACGGGATGATTTTGAATTTCGCCCTCAATTACGGCGGGAGATCGGAAATCCTCTCCGCCGTCAAGGGGATCGTCCGGGATGTGAATCTCGGGAAATTGTCCCTCGATCAGCTGGACGAGGAAAGGTTTTCGTCCTATCTGATGACCCGCCAATTGGGGGATCCGGATTTGCTCATCCGCACGAGCGGGGAGCTCCGCCTGAGCAATTTCATGCTCTGGCAGATGGCCTATACCGAATTTTGGTTTACGGACGCCTATTGGCCGGATTTTGATGAACATTGTTTTTTGGACGCGCTGGAGGAATACCAAAAACGTTCCAGACGATTCGGTGGAATATGA
- a CDS encoding chemotaxis protein CheA, with translation MEMNQYLEVFIDEGREHLQACNENLLKLEKNPSDTSIVNDIFRSAHTLKGMSATMGFENMANLTHQMENVLDLIRNGKQQVTPELLDTIFMAMDVLERMLDSIEAGGDGNEDVSELLEKFKALEAGTPPNEGKTEAKEALEPGRSAKMDYDEFERTVIEQSKDQGFQCYEISVHLRKDCLLKAARVYMVFNLLEKSGDIIKSSPPVEQLEEENFEDSFMITLITNEAAGDIEQKILKVSEIEKVEIVPVRLEKPKAERTETGAAGSGSGEDTALKREEKDEGKESAAKKSGAGHKTIRVSIERLDILMNLFEELVIDRGRLEQIAKELQHNELKETVEKMSRISNDLQTIILSMRMIPIETVFNRFPKMVRQVSRELNKKINLQIIGAETELDRTVIDEIGDPLVHLLRNSMDHGIETPEVRRQKGKPEEGTIVLKAYHSGNHVFIEISDDGAGIDKKKVVKKAVEKGIISESAAARLEEKAIFDLLFTPGFSTADRITDLSGRGVGLDVVKNTIESLGGSISVHSEEGVGTRFSIQLPLTLTIISVLLVEVGKEKYAIPLSSILETSIIHKKEIFFAHNQPVIDFRGKVVPLLYLKDVFQVPDERDASDYLSVVVIRKGEKLAALVVDAFIGQQEIVLKSLGNYLTNVFAISGATILGDGQVALIVDCNTLIH, from the coding sequence ATGGAAATGAACCAATATTTGGAAGTATTTATTGATGAAGGCCGGGAACATCTGCAGGCGTGCAATGAAAATCTGCTGAAACTCGAGAAAAATCCTTCCGACACCTCCATCGTCAATGACATTTTCCGTTCGGCCCACACATTGAAGGGCATGTCGGCCACGATGGGTTTTGAAAATATGGCCAATCTCACCCATCAGATGGAAAACGTGCTCGATCTGATCCGCAACGGGAAACAACAGGTGACGCCGGAACTGCTGGACACGATCTTCATGGCGATGGACGTCCTCGAACGGATGCTCGACTCCATCGAGGCGGGCGGCGATGGAAACGAGGACGTTTCGGAACTCCTGGAAAAGTTCAAGGCCCTCGAAGCAGGCACCCCGCCGAACGAAGGCAAAACGGAAGCAAAGGAAGCTTTGGAGCCGGGCCGATCGGCGAAGATGGACTACGATGAATTCGAACGGACGGTCATCGAACAGTCGAAGGATCAGGGGTTCCAATGTTACGAGATCTCCGTTCACTTGCGGAAGGACTGTTTATTGAAGGCCGCCAGGGTCTATATGGTGTTTAACCTTTTGGAAAAATCCGGGGACATCATCAAATCTTCCCCGCCCGTCGAACAGCTGGAAGAGGAAAATTTTGAAGATTCCTTTATGATCACCCTGATCACCAACGAGGCGGCCGGGGACATCGAGCAGAAGATCTTGAAGGTGTCGGAGATCGAAAAGGTGGAGATCGTTCCGGTACGGCTGGAAAAGCCGAAGGCGGAAAGGACGGAAACCGGCGCGGCCGGCTCCGGTTCCGGGGAGGACACCGCTTTGAAGCGGGAAGAAAAGGATGAGGGGAAAGAAAGCGCCGCGAAGAAATCCGGCGCGGGCCACAAGACGATCCGGGTCAGCATCGAAAGACTGGACATCCTCATGAACCTCTTTGAAGAACTGGTCATCGACCGCGGCCGTTTGGAACAAATCGCCAAAGAATTGCAGCACAACGAACTGAAAGAAACGGTCGAAAAGATGTCGAGAATCTCCAACGACCTGCAAACCATCATTTTATCGATGCGGATGATTCCGATCGAGACGGTATTTAACCGCTTTCCAAAAATGGTCCGGCAGGTTTCCCGGGAATTGAACAAAAAGATCAATCTGCAGATTATCGGCGCCGAGACGGAACTGGACCGGACCGTCATCGATGAAATAGGCGATCCCCTCGTCCACCTGCTGCGCAACTCCATGGACCACGGGATCGAAACGCCGGAGGTGCGGAGGCAAAAAGGGAAGCCGGAGGAAGGCACCATCGTCCTGAAGGCTTACCATAGCGGAAACCATGTGTTTATCGAGATTTCCGACGACGGGGCGGGGATCGACAAGAAAAAGGTGGTGAAGAAGGCGGTCGAAAAGGGGATCATCAGCGAAAGCGCCGCCGCCCGGCTCGAGGAGAAGGCGATCTTCGACCTGCTCTTCACCCCGGGATTTTCCACCGCCGACCGGATCACCGACCTTTCCGGCCGGGGAGTCGGCCTGGACGTGGTGAAAAACACGATCGAATCGCTGGGAGGATCCATATCGGTCCATTCGGAAGAAGGGGTCGGCACCCGGTTTTCCATCCAGCTGCCGCTGACGCTGACGATCATCTCCGTTTTGCTGGTGGAAGTCGGCAAGGAAAAATACGCCATACCGCTGTCTTCGATTTTGGAGACGTCCATCATTCACAAAAAGGAAATCTTTTTTGCCCACAATCAGCCGGTGATCGATTTCCGTGGGAAAGTCGTCCCCCTGTTGTACTTGAAAGATGTGTTCCAAGTTCCGGACGAAAGGGATGCCTCCGATTACTTGTCCGTCGTCGTCATCCGGAAGGGGGAAAAACTGGCCGCTTTGGTCGTCGACGCTTTTATCGGCCAGCAGGAAATCGTCTTAAAATCGTTGGGCAATTATTTGACGAACGTATTCGCCATCTCCGGCGCCACCATTTTGGGGGACGGCCAGGTCGCCCTGATCGTCGATTGCAATACCCTGATCCATTAA
- a CDS encoding FliA/WhiG family RNA polymerase sigma factor produces MPYASKEQMLWERWKDGRDDDAGNKLIHKYMPLVHYIADRIGQTVPKSIPKEELLSLGMMGLYEALEKYDANRDLKFETYASFRIRGSILDGLRKEDWLPRKTREKAKKMEAAIARLEQKYLRSVTAEEIAAELNISPDDVYTTLNESFFANVLSTDEQITENGEKEGQSFAIKDERSKSPEEELVYQETIEQMAKAISLLSEKEQLVLSLFYKEELTFTEIGQILNLSTSRISQIHSKALFQLRNMMNRYMASY; encoded by the coding sequence ATGCCTTACGCAAGCAAGGAGCAAATGCTGTGGGAAAGATGGAAGGACGGCCGGGATGACGATGCCGGCAACAAATTGATCCATAAATACATGCCCCTCGTCCATTATATCGCCGACCGCATCGGCCAGACCGTGCCCAAATCGATCCCGAAGGAAGAGCTGCTCAGCCTGGGCATGATGGGTTTATATGAAGCTTTGGAAAAATACGACGCAAACAGGGATTTGAAGTTTGAAACTTACGCTTCCTTCCGGATTCGCGGCTCCATTTTGGACGGGCTCCGCAAAGAGGACTGGCTTCCCCGCAAAACCCGGGAAAAGGCCAAAAAAATGGAGGCGGCCATCGCCCGGCTGGAGCAAAAATATTTGCGCAGCGTCACGGCCGAGGAGATTGCCGCGGAATTGAACATTTCCCCGGATGACGTTTATACGACTTTAAACGAAAGCTTTTTCGCCAACGTCCTGTCCACGGACGAACAGATCACGGAAAACGGGGAAAAAGAAGGCCAGTCGTTCGCCATCAAGGACGAACGGAGCAAGAGTCCGGAAGAAGAGCTGGTTTACCAGGAAACGATTGAACAGATGGCAAAAGCGATTTCCCTCCTTTCCGAAAAGGAACAGCTTGTGTTAAGCTTATTTTACAAAGAGGAATTGACATTTACCGAAATCGGGCAAATCCTGAACCTGTCCACATCGAGGATTTCCCAGATCCATTCCAAGGCGCTGTTTCAGCTGCGCAACATGATGAACAGGTACATGGCCAGCTATTAA
- the frr gene encoding ribosome recycling factor, whose amino-acid sequence MGKQVIATAKEKMSKAVQVFTKELATIRAGRANSALLDKVTVDYYGVPTPINQLASISVPEPRLLVVQPYDKSVVSDMEKAILKSDLGVTPTSDGSVIRIVIPPLTEERRRELVKIVKKESEEAKVAIRNIRRDANDELKKLEKQGEITEDELHGFIDEIQELTDEYIKKIDNLTKEKEKEIIEV is encoded by the coding sequence ATGGGTAAACAGGTCATTGCCACGGCAAAGGAAAAGATGTCGAAGGCCGTTCAGGTCTTCACGAAGGAATTGGCTACGATCCGTGCCGGCCGGGCAAACAGCGCGTTGCTCGACAAAGTGACGGTCGACTATTACGGCGTTCCCACGCCGATCAATCAATTGGCGTCCATCTCCGTTCCCGAGCCGCGCCTGCTCGTTGTCCAACCCTATGACAAATCGGTCGTCAGCGACATGGAAAAGGCGATCTTAAAATCCGATCTCGGCGTTACGCCGACCAGCGACGGCAGCGTAATCCGCATCGTCATCCCGCCTTTGACGGAAGAAAGACGCCGTGAATTGGTAAAAATTGTAAAAAAGGAATCGGAAGAAGCGAAGGTGGCGATCCGCAACATCCGCCGGGATGCCAATGACGAATTGAAGAAGTTGGAAAAACAGGGCGAAATCACCGAAGACGAGCTGCACGGATTCATCGACGAAATTCAGGAGCTGACGGACGAATACATTAAAAAAATCGACAATCTTACAAAAGAAAAGGAAAAGGAAATCATCGAAGTTTAG
- the pyrH gene encoding UMP kinase, producing MTSPKYKRIVLKLSGEALAGDEGFGINPAVIKSIARQIKEVAELGVEVAVVVGGGNIWRGKTGSEMGMDRATADYMGMLATVMNSLALQDSLEQFGIETRVQTSIEMRQVAEPYIRRRAIRHLEKKRVVIFAGGTGNPYFSTDTTAALRAAEIEAEVILMAKNNVDGVYTADPKVDKNAKKLQELSYLDLIKDGLQVMDSTASSLCMDNDIPLIVFSITEEGNIKRAVMGEKIGTIVRGK from the coding sequence ATGACGAGTCCAAAGTATAAACGAATCGTACTGAAGCTGAGCGGAGAAGCGCTGGCGGGGGATGAAGGGTTCGGCATCAACCCCGCCGTTATCAAATCGATCGCCAGGCAGATTAAGGAAGTCGCCGAGCTCGGCGTGGAAGTCGCGGTCGTCGTCGGCGGCGGCAACATTTGGCGGGGAAAGACCGGCAGCGAAATGGGCATGGACCGGGCGACCGCAGATTACATGGGCATGCTGGCGACGGTGATGAATTCCCTGGCTTTGCAGGACAGCCTGGAGCAGTTCGGCATCGAAACCCGGGTGCAAACCTCCATCGAGATGCGCCAGGTGGCAGAACCTTACATCCGCCGCCGGGCGATCCGCCATTTGGAAAAGAAACGGGTCGTCATCTTCGCCGGCGGGACAGGCAATCCCTATTTTTCCACGGACACGACCGCCGCTTTGCGGGCGGCCGAAATCGAAGCGGAAGTCATTCTGATGGCGAAGAATAACGTGGACGGGGTCTACACGGCGGATCCGAAGGTGGATAAAAACGCCAAAAAATTGCAGGAATTATCCTACTTGGATTTGATCAAAGACGGTTTGCAGGTGATGGATTCCACCGCTTCTTCCCTGTGCATGGACAACGACATTCCGCTCATCGTTTTTTCCATTACGGAAGAAGGGAACATTAAACGGGCTGTTATGGGCGAAAAAATAGGAACAATCGTTAGGGGGAAATGA
- the tsf gene encoding translation elongation factor Ts has product MAITAQMVKELREKTGAGMMDCKKALQETGGDMEKAIDYLREKGIAKAQKKADRIAAEGVAHILTDGNDAVILEVNSETDFVAKNETFKRLVEELAAVLLAQKPATVEEALELKMDNGQTVSEYIHSAVAKIGEKITLRRFAIRSKGDNDAFGAYLHLGSKIGVLTVLEGTKDESVAKDVAMHIAALNPKYISRDMVTKEEIDREREVLTQQALNEGKPEKIVERIVEGRLNKFFEDICLLEQAFVKNPDQTVEQFLKSHQATIKDFVRFEVGEGLEKRSDNFAEEVMNQLKNK; this is encoded by the coding sequence ATGGCAATTACTGCTCAAATGGTGAAAGAACTCCGGGAAAAGACCGGCGCGGGAATGATGGATTGCAAAAAAGCGCTGCAGGAAACCGGGGGCGATATGGAGAAAGCGATCGATTACCTGCGGGAAAAGGGCATTGCCAAGGCCCAGAAGAAGGCGGACCGAATCGCCGCGGAAGGGGTCGCCCATATTTTGACGGACGGCAACGATGCGGTCATTTTGGAAGTGAACTCGGAAACCGACTTCGTGGCGAAAAACGAAACGTTCAAGCGACTGGTGGAAGAATTGGCGGCGGTTTTGCTTGCGCAAAAACCGGCAACGGTGGAAGAAGCGCTGGAATTGAAAATGGATAACGGACAAACCGTCTCCGAATACATCCATTCCGCCGTCGCCAAGATCGGCGAAAAAATCACCCTCCGCCGTTTTGCCATCCGCAGCAAAGGCGACAATGACGCCTTCGGCGCCTACTTGCATCTGGGAAGCAAAATCGGGGTATTGACCGTATTGGAAGGAACGAAGGATGAATCGGTGGCGAAGGATGTCGCCATGCACATCGCCGCATTGAACCCGAAGTATATCTCCCGGGACATGGTCACCAAAGAAGAAATCGACCGGGAAAGGGAAGTGCTCACCCAACAGGCGTTGAACGAAGGCAAACCGGAAAAGATCGTGGAGAGGATCGTGGAAGGCCGCTTGAACAAGTTTTTTGAAGACATCTGCCTGTTGGAACAAGCCTTCGTCAAAAATCCCGACCAAACGGTGGAACAATTCCTCAAATCCCATCAGGCGACGATCAAAGACTTTGTCCGCTTCGAGGTCGGCGAAGGATTGGAAAAACGGTCGGACAATTTTGCCGAAGAAGTCATGAATCAGTTGAAAAATAAATAA
- the rpsB gene encoding 30S ribosomal protein S2, which produces MSVISMKQLLEAGVHFGHQTRRWNPKMKKYIFTERNGIYIIDLQKTVKKFEEAYQFVRQLAADGGKILFVGTKKQAQESIKDEAERAGMFYVNHRWLGGTLTNFQTIQKRIQRLKEIEKMEEDGTFDVLPKKEVGKLRKEKERLEKFLGGIKEMNELPDCLYVVDPRKERIAVQEARKLNIPIVAIVDTNCDPDEIDYVIPGNDDAIRAVKLLTSKIADAVIEGKQGEQTSDGEAPVPAEAVSEPAADTVAE; this is translated from the coding sequence ATGTCAGTTATTTCCATGAAGCAGCTTCTTGAAGCCGGTGTTCATTTCGGACACCAAACCCGCCGTTGGAATCCGAAAATGAAAAAATACATTTTCACCGAACGCAACGGCATCTATATCATCGATTTGCAAAAGACGGTGAAGAAATTCGAAGAGGCCTACCAATTCGTCCGCCAACTGGCCGCCGACGGGGGCAAAATCTTGTTCGTCGGCACCAAAAAGCAGGCCCAGGAATCGATCAAGGATGAAGCCGAACGGGCGGGCATGTTTTATGTGAACCACCGCTGGCTCGGCGGAACGCTGACGAATTTCCAAACGATCCAAAAACGGATCCAACGCTTAAAAGAAATCGAAAAGATGGAAGAAGACGGCACCTTTGACGTATTGCCGAAAAAAGAAGTGGGAAAACTTCGTAAAGAAAAGGAACGTTTAGAAAAGTTCCTGGGCGGAATCAAGGAAATGAACGAACTTCCCGACTGCTTGTATGTCGTCGATCCGAGGAAGGAACGGATCGCCGTTCAGGAAGCCCGCAAATTAAATATTCCGATCGTCGCGATCGTGGATACGAACTGCGACCCGGATGAAATCGACTATGTGATTCCGGGCAACGATGACGCCATCCGTGCGGTAAAGCTTTTGACTTCCAAAATTGCCGACGCGGTCATTGAAGGCAAGCAGGGCGAACAAACTTCGGATGGAGAAGCGCCTGTCCCGGCTGAAGCCGTGAGCGAACCGGCTGCCGACACGGTTGCGGAATAA
- a CDS encoding chemotaxis protein CheW produces MATGLEEKELKMVVFAVNGKEYALDIRYVLSIERMMNITRVPGVAPYIKGVINLRGMITPVIDLRTRFSAGEKEWDEDTRIIIVTFGDKMVGLIVDAASDVLSIPGADIEPHPDLTEGETDGFIEGVIKQDNRLFNVLKIDKVLNLTEER; encoded by the coding sequence ATGGCAACCGGTCTCGAGGAAAAGGAATTGAAGATGGTCGTCTTTGCGGTGAACGGAAAAGAATACGCCTTGGACATCCGTTATGTCCTTTCCATTGAACGGATGATGAACATCACCCGCGTTCCCGGGGTCGCACCGTACATTAAGGGGGTCATCAATTTGCGCGGCATGATCACGCCGGTCATCGATTTGAGGACCCGTTTTTCCGCGGGAGAAAAGGAATGGGATGAGGATACGCGGATTATCATCGTGACTTTCGGGGACAAGATGGTCGGCTTGATCGTGGATGCGGCAAGCGATGTGTTATCGATCCCCGGCGCGGACATTGAACCGCATCCCGATCTGACCGAAGGGGAAACGGACGGTTTCATCGAAGGGGTCATCAAGCAGGACAACCGGTTGTTCAACGTCCTGAAAATCGATAAAGTTTTGAATCTCACCGAAGAAAGGTAA
- a CDS encoding chemotaxis protein CheD has protein sequence MKSSPSIIQVGIAEMNIVRSPSVIRTSGLGSCVGVIIYDLPQQLAGMVHVMLPDSSLARTKAFNPAKFADTAIPALFQLLIQNGARSKNLKAKLAGGSQMFKTTLKSDLMRIGPRNVEAVENELAKLNIPVVAKDVGGSSGRTIEFDPQTGILTVRTVNKGIREI, from the coding sequence ATGAAAAGCTCCCCGTCGATTATCCAGGTGGGAATTGCCGAAATGAACATCGTCCGGTCGCCGTCCGTCATCCGCACCTCCGGACTGGGTTCCTGCGTCGGCGTCATCATCTATGATCTCCCCCAGCAGCTGGCGGGGATGGTTCACGTGATGCTTCCCGACAGCTCGCTGGCGAGAACCAAGGCGTTCAATCCGGCAAAATTCGCCGATACGGCGATTCCCGCTTTATTCCAATTATTGATCCAAAACGGAGCGCGGAGCAAAAATTTGAAAGCCAAGCTTGCCGGGGGATCGCAAATGTTCAAAACCACATTAAAATCCGATTTGATGCGGATTGGGCCGAGAAATGTGGAAGCCGTCGAAAATGAGCTGGCCAAGCTGAACATTCCGGTCGTTGCCAAGGACGTGGGAGGATCGAGCGGAAGGACGATCGAATTCGATCCCCAGACCGGCATTTTAACGGTGCGGACCGTCAATAAAGGAATTCGGGAAATCTGA
- a CDS encoding phosphatidate cytidylyltransferase gives MKQRIVTGLVAALLFLPLVLIGGLPFVLLIYLMATIAFFEIMRMKKVPALSRQALLSVMILWLFLIPSEYGRFFASAGLAKEEYLFALIFVLLMITVATKNEVPYETIGFCLLTVFYLGIGFYYMMEIRAAGLDLFLYALFVIWATDSGAYFFGRSFGKRKLWPEVSPKKTVEGSAGGTLCALLVGAAFYFFPGWDMGFFQTVLTAFLLSVIGQIGDLVESALKRAYHVKDSGNILPGHGGILDRVDSWLFVMPFLHFFLIW, from the coding sequence ATGAAGCAAAGAATCGTTACCGGCCTGGTCGCCGCGCTGCTCTTTCTTCCCCTCGTCCTCATCGGGGGGCTTCCGTTCGTCCTGCTCATCTATTTGATGGCGACCATCGCCTTTTTTGAGATCATGAGGATGAAAAAAGTACCGGCCTTATCCCGTCAGGCCCTTTTATCCGTAATGATTTTATGGCTTTTTTTAATCCCTTCCGAATACGGCCGTTTCTTCGCCTCCGCGGGATTGGCGAAGGAGGAATATTTGTTTGCCCTGATCTTCGTTTTGCTGATGATAACCGTGGCGACGAAAAACGAAGTGCCCTACGAAACGATCGGCTTCTGCCTTCTGACCGTATTTTATTTGGGCATCGGTTTTTATTACATGATGGAAATCCGCGCGGCGGGACTGGATCTTTTCCTCTATGCCCTTTTTGTCATCTGGGCGACGGATAGCGGTGCCTATTTTTTCGGCCGCTCCTTCGGGAAAAGGAAGCTTTGGCCGGAAGTCAGCCCGAAAAAGACGGTGGAAGGATCCGCCGGAGGGACCCTATGCGCGCTTCTCGTCGGCGCCGCCTTTTATTTTTTTCCCGGATGGGACATGGGGTTCTTCCAAACCGTCTTGACCGCCTTCCTTTTGTCGGTCATCGGCCAAATCGGCGATCTGGTCGAGTCCGCTTTGAAAAGGGCATATCATGTGAAGGATTCGGGGAATATTCTGCCCGGCCACGGGGGCATCTTGGACCGGGTGGACAGCTGGTTGTTCGTGATGCCTTTTCTGCATTTTTTTCTGATTTGGTGA
- a CDS encoding 1-deoxy-D-xylulose-5-phosphate reductoisomerase, which produces MTGINLLGATGSVGRQAIEVIQAHPGHFRLSAMSVGKNIPLARKIIDACQPKVVSVQRKEDCERLKSEYGHRIKFYYGEEGLAEVAAFSEGEIFLNGISGAVGIVPTIRAIEAGKRVALANKETLVTAGHIVMKKAEERRVPIIPVDSEHSAIFQALQGERRKNIEKIILTASGGSFRDKKREELADVTVEDALKHPNWSMGAKITVDSATMMNKGMEVIEARWLFDLPYDKIAVLLHRESTVHSMVQFHDGSIIAQLGTPDMRIPIQYALTYPDRLPLQAERLDLAKLGVLHFSEMDFDRFRCLRMAYEAGRTGGTMPAVLNAANEEAVQSFLEGKIPFLAIEEWVERAMEQHEPIPDPTLEAVLEADKETRALVRSFLKN; this is translated from the coding sequence GTGACAGGGATCAATCTGTTGGGAGCGACGGGATCGGTCGGCAGGCAGGCGATCGAGGTCATACAAGCCCATCCCGGGCATTTCCGGCTTTCGGCCATGTCCGTTGGGAAAAATATCCCCTTGGCCAGGAAGATCATCGATGCTTGCCAACCGAAGGTCGTGTCGGTGCAAAGAAAAGAGGATTGCGAGCGATTGAAAAGCGAATACGGCCATCGGATCAAATTCTACTACGGCGAAGAAGGATTGGCGGAGGTGGCCGCGTTTTCCGAGGGGGAGATCTTCCTCAACGGGATATCGGGCGCCGTCGGCATCGTTCCGACGATCCGGGCCATTGAAGCAGGAAAACGCGTCGCCCTGGCGAATAAAGAAACGTTGGTGACCGCGGGACATATCGTGATGAAAAAGGCGGAGGAACGCCGGGTCCCGATCATTCCGGTGGACAGCGAACATTCGGCCATTTTCCAGGCGCTGCAAGGCGAAAGGCGGAAAAATATCGAAAAGATCATTTTAACAGCATCCGGCGGAAGTTTCCGGGACAAAAAAAGGGAGGAACTGGCCGATGTTACCGTCGAAGACGCGCTCAAGCACCCCAATTGGTCGATGGGCGCGAAGATCACCGTCGACTCCGCCACGATGATGAACAAAGGGATGGAGGTCATTGAAGCCCGTTGGCTTTTTGACCTCCCGTACGACAAAATTGCCGTGTTGCTCCACCGCGAAAGCACGGTGCATTCGATGGTGCAGTTCCATGACGGTTCCATCATCGCCCAGCTGGGGACCCCGGATATGCGCATTCCGATCCAGTACGCCTTGACCTATCCCGACCGCCTGCCCCTGCAGGCGGAACGGCTCGACCTGGCAAAGCTCGGCGTACTGCATTTTTCCGAGATGGACTTCGACCGGTTTCGCTGTTTAAGGATGGCCTATGAGGCGGGAAGGACGGGGGGCACGATGCCGGCCGTGCTTAATGCGGCCAACGAGGAGGCGGTTCAAAGTTTCCTCGAAGGGAAAATTCCCTTTTTGGCGATTGAAGAATGGGTGGAAAGGGCGATGGAACAGCATGAACCGATTCCTGACCCCACCCTGGAAGCGGTGCTGGAAGCGGATAAAGAAACCCGGGCCCTGGTCCGGAGCTTCTTAAAGAATTGA
- a CDS encoding chemotaxis protein CheC, with amino-acid sequence MSFFHSLNNFHIDVLREIGNIGAGNAATALSKLLNKKIIMKVPDVRVASFNEMFELAGGADQYVASVFLRMDGKVTGSIFFVLPVDQATLFVRQMTGIDDFSFDRPPYPEIALSAFQEAGNILASSYLNALSDFIRLPITPSVPEAVIDLFGAIISYGLLEISRESDQAIVIDTEIIDTAVNSGSIKGHIFLLPDPGSFRVLFDALGVGSE; translated from the coding sequence ATGTCCTTCTTTCATTCCTTGAACAATTTTCATATCGACGTTTTGCGGGAAATCGGGAACATCGGGGCCGGGAATGCGGCCACCGCCTTATCCAAACTGCTGAATAAAAAAATCATAATGAAAGTTCCCGATGTCCGGGTCGCTTCCTTCAATGAAATGTTCGAACTTGCCGGCGGCGCCGATCAGTACGTCGCCTCCGTCTTCCTGCGGATGGACGGGAAGGTGACCGGCAGCATCTTCTTCGTCCTCCCGGTGGATCAGGCGACGTTGTTTGTCCGGCAAATGACCGGGATCGACGATTTTTCCTTCGACCGGCCCCCGTACCCGGAAATCGCCCTGTCCGCCTTCCAGGAAGCGGGAAACATCCTGGCAAGTTCCTACTTAAACGCCTTGTCCGATTTTATCCGGCTTCCGATTACGCCTTCCGTTCCCGAAGCGGTCATCGATTTGTTCGGCGCGATCATCAGCTACGGCCTGCTGGAAATTTCCCGGGAGAGCGACCAGGCCATCGTCATTGACACGGAAATCATCGACACCGCGGTCAATTCCGGTTCCATAAAAGGGCATATCTTCTTATTGCCGGACCCCGGCAGCTTCCGGGTGCTCTTCGATGCCCTTGGGGTTGGTAGTGAATGA